One genomic region from Bubalus kerabau isolate K-KA32 ecotype Philippines breed swamp buffalo chromosome 7, PCC_UOA_SB_1v2, whole genome shotgun sequence encodes:
- the NPY1R gene encoding neuropeptide Y receptor type 1, whose translation MNSTSFSQVENHSIYYNFSEKNSRFLAFENDDCHLPLAMIFTLALAYGAVIILGVSGNLALIIIILKQKEMRNVTNILIVNLSFSDLLVAIMCLPFTFVYTLMDHWVFGEAMCKLNPFVQCVSITVSIFSLVLIAVERHQLIINPRGWRPSNRHAYVGIAVIWVLAVASSLPFLIYQVLTDEPFQNVTLDAFKDKYVCFDKFPSDSHRLSYTTLLLVLQYFGPLCFIFICYFKIYVRLKRRNSMMDKMRDNKYRSSEAKRINVMLLSIVVAFAVCWLPLTIFNTVFDWDHQIIATCNHNLLFLLCHLTAMISTCVNPIFYGFLNKNFQRDLQFFFSFCDFRSRDDDYETIAMSTMHTDVSKTSLKQASPVALKKIHTDDNEKV comes from the exons ATGAATTCAACATCATTTTCTCAGGTGGAAAATCATTCAATCTATTATAATTTTTCAGAGAAGAATTCCCGGTTTTTGGCTTTTGAAAATGATGATTGTCATCTGCCCTTGGCCATGATATTCACGTTAGCACTTGCTTATGGAGCTGTGATCATTCTTGGGGTCTCTGGAAACCTGGCTTTGATCATCATCATCTTGAAACAAAAAGAGATGAGAAATGTCACCAACATCCTGATTGTGAACCTTTCCTTCTCAGACTTGCTTGTGGCCATCATGTGTCTTCCCTTCACGTTTGTCTACACACTGATGGACCACTGGGTTTTTGGTGAGGCAATGTGCAAGTTGAACCCCTTTGTGCAGTGCGTTTCCATCACTGTGTCCATCTTCTCTCTGGTCCTTATTGCCGTGGAACGGCATCAGCTGATTATCAATCCTCGGGGTTGGAGACCAAGTAATAGACATGCATACGTAGGTATTGCTGTCATCTGGGTCCTTGCTGTGGCTTCTTCTCTGCCCTTCCTGATCTATCAAGTATTGACAGATGAGCCATTTCAAAATGTGACCCTTGATGCCTTCAAGGACAAATACGTCTGCTTTGATAAATTTCCATCAGACTCTCACCGGCTGTCTTATACCACTCTCCTCTTGGTGCTACAGTACTTTGGCCCgctctgttttatatttatttgctacTTCAAG ATATATGTAcgcttaaaaagaagaaacagcatgATGGACAAGATGAGAGACAATAAGTACAGGTCCAGTGAAGCCAAAAGAATCAACGTCATGCTGCTGTCCATCGTGGTGGCGTTTGCCGTCTGCTGGCTGCCTCTCACCATCTTCAACACTGTGTTTGACTGGGACCATCAGATCATTGCTACCTGCAACCATAATCTGTTGTTCCTTCTCTGCCACCTCACAGCCATGATCTCCACTTGTGTCAACCCTATATTTTATGGCTTCCTGAACAAAAATTTCCAGAGAGACCTGCAGTTCTTCTTTAGCTTTTGTGATTTCCGGTCTCGGGATGACGACTATGAGACCATCGCCATGTCCACCATGCACACGGATGTTTCTAAGACATCTCTAAAGCAAGCAAGCCCAGTCGCACTTAAAAAGATCCACACTGACGATAATGAAAAAGTCTGA